The following are from one region of the Candidatus Angelobacter sp. genome:
- a CDS encoding adenylyl-sulfate kinase, with product MHPSRFILEVTGVIYWFTGQPGSGKTTLAMALKVALQKAGHPVIHLDGEFLRELMANRDFSETGRIRNIRAGQQLAMKLHDEGIVVVASFVSPYREMREEFKKRSRVLEIYVHTTEVRGRENHFAVGFEPPSQDFLDLDTTGVSVEACIQKILHAKRA from the coding sequence TTGCATCCTTCCAGATTCATCCTTGAAGTAACCGGCGTGATCTACTGGTTTACCGGTCAACCGGGATCGGGGAAGACCACTCTTGCGATGGCACTCAAGGTGGCTCTGCAAAAGGCTGGTCATCCGGTTATTCACCTGGACGGAGAATTCCTGCGCGAGCTGATGGCCAACAGAGACTTTTCGGAAACAGGCCGGATCAGGAATATCAGAGCGGGTCAGCAACTCGCGATGAAACTTCACGACGAAGGAATCGTCGTTGTCGCTTCCTTTGTTTCACCCTACCGCGAAATGCGTGAAGAGTTCAAAAAAAGAAGCAGAGTGCTTGAGATCTACGTCCACACCACTGAAGTCCGGGGCAGGGAAAACCACTTCGCTGTCGGCTTCGAGCCGCCTTCGCAGGATTTTCTGGATTTGGATACGACCGGTGTTTCCGTGGAAGCGTGCATCCAAAAAATCCTGCACGCGAAACGTGCCTGA
- a CDS encoding sulfotransferase has product MSKNRRARDARRHPAHGPAQAKDRHMIPGLGSDLPELRQARALWQHNRFDDSLRLFETAVRKYPQNLVARIDGSRALGARFEISRAEAMLDGLMKQGARQADVLHLAGQSYRMIFRPDKAMDCFRRVLAMTREIPDAYLELAILYERRHRLDEARGLIEDCVRGDPDYLEAHLFKARLLRRMKEEAAAESLLRNLAVNEHAHPMLRAQAWAEIAQLLDRREEYEPAMTSMMSCKEILLQHEGPTRQESETVLQHLCQLTESLTPAHFRRWQESARSRPAWKASALAGFPRSGTTLLEQVLDSHPGLVSSDEREAFARDIFPAMWLTPATPLPTVNALDAIPEERLATLRERYFKYMAAALNEPIGDRIHLDKNPTLTLVLPGFLRLFPEARLLIALRDPRDVVISSFMQYLPLNPNSVCFLTLERAAKRYATDMKVWRKLREMITSPWLQVRYEDTVADLEKEARRAVDFLGLPWEPDVLNYRERLQRKAVASPTYEAVSQPLYTRAIGRWKHYEKFLAPSLPALQPSIDAFEY; this is encoded by the coding sequence ATGAGCAAGAATCGCCGTGCCCGGGATGCACGCCGTCATCCGGCGCATGGCCCTGCTCAGGCAAAGGACCGGCACATGATACCCGGACTTGGGTCCGACCTGCCGGAGTTGCGACAGGCGCGGGCGCTCTGGCAGCACAATCGGTTTGATGATTCGCTGCGATTGTTTGAGACGGCGGTTCGAAAGTATCCCCAGAATCTGGTCGCCCGGATCGACGGCAGCCGCGCGCTCGGGGCGCGATTTGAGATTTCGCGCGCCGAAGCAATGCTGGACGGTCTGATGAAGCAGGGCGCCCGGCAGGCCGATGTCCTCCACCTCGCCGGGCAGAGTTACCGGATGATCTTCAGGCCTGACAAGGCGATGGACTGTTTCCGGCGGGTGCTGGCCATGACGCGGGAGATTCCGGATGCCTATCTCGAGTTGGCGATCCTCTACGAGCGCCGCCACCGTCTGGACGAGGCGCGTGGGCTGATCGAAGACTGTGTGCGTGGAGATCCCGATTATCTGGAAGCGCACCTGTTCAAGGCCCGGCTTCTGCGACGGATGAAGGAGGAGGCTGCCGCGGAGTCACTGCTTCGTAATCTTGCCGTCAATGAACACGCCCATCCAATGCTGCGTGCGCAGGCGTGGGCCGAAATCGCTCAGCTGCTCGACCGGCGGGAGGAATATGAACCGGCCATGACCTCGATGATGAGTTGCAAAGAGATTCTCCTGCAACACGAGGGCCCCACGCGGCAGGAATCGGAAACGGTGCTCCAGCATTTGTGCCAACTGACGGAGTCGCTTACGCCCGCACACTTCCGACGGTGGCAGGAATCCGCCCGTTCGCGACCGGCGTGGAAAGCGTCCGCGCTGGCCGGCTTTCCGCGATCCGGCACGACACTGCTTGAGCAGGTGCTCGACAGCCACCCCGGACTGGTCAGTTCCGACGAGCGCGAGGCGTTCGCCCGCGACATCTTTCCGGCCATGTGGCTGACGCCCGCGACGCCGTTGCCGACCGTGAACGCGCTCGATGCGATTCCAGAAGAACGCCTCGCCACTCTTCGAGAGCGATACTTCAAATACATGGCGGCAGCGTTGAACGAACCCATCGGCGATCGCATCCATCTGGACAAGAACCCAACGTTGACGCTCGTCCTCCCTGGATTCCTGCGACTGTTCCCGGAAGCGCGGCTGCTGATCGCCCTGCGGGATCCGCGCGACGTGGTGATCAGTTCTTTCATGCAATATCTGCCGCTCAATCCGAACAGCGTGTGCTTCCTGACCCTTGAACGCGCGGCCAAGCGTTACGCCACCGACATGAAGGTCTGGCGAAAACTGCGGGAAATGATCACTTCACCGTGGTTGCAGGTTCGCTACGAGGACACGGTGGCAGACTTGGAAAAGGAAGCCCGGCGCGCCGTGGATTTCCTCGGCCTGCCTTGGGAACCGGACGTGCTGAACTACCGCGAACGGCTCCAGCGGAAGGCAGTCGCGTCTCCGACGTACGAGGCGGTAAGCCAGCCCTTGTACACTCGCGCGATTGGCCGGTGGAAACACTACGAGAAATTCCTCGCGCCCAGCCTGCCCGCACTCCAACCGTCGATCGATGCCTTTGAGTATTGA